A segment of the Synechococcus sp. MEDNS5 genome:
TGCTCTTAATCCAGGAACCTGGATGGATCCAGACACGGATTTCAATCCTCTCGTTCAACGCTGTGAGGCCCAGGGGTGGGTCTTGGAGATCCCTGACGACGTGCGCGGTCAGTGGCAGTGGTTTTCGGGAACCGATGCTCAGCGACGCCGGGTTCTCGAGGAGGCCTGGAATGATCCCACTCTGGATGGGGTGATGTATGTGGGTGGCGGCTGGGGCGCGGCCAGGGTGCTGGAAGCAGGCGTTCAGTTTCCGAAACGATCCTTCTGGGCGCTTGGTTTTTCAGACAGCAGCGCCCTGCTGTTAGCTCAGTGGAAAGCCGGACTTCTTGGCGCTATTCATGGCTCCACAGGTGGGCCGGAGGAGCAGTGGCAACGCACAGTGTCGCTTTTGAAAGGTGAGCCGACAGCACCGTTGCAGGGACGCCCGATGCATGCTGGTTCAGCCCAGGGCCCCCTGGTGGTGACCAATCTCACGGTGGCGACGCATCTGATCGGAACCCCATGGTTTCCATCGCTTCAGGGATCTGTTTTGGTGCTTGAGGATGTGGGCGAGGCTCCCTACCGCGTGGATCGCATGCTGACGCAGTGGCGGAGTGCGGGGCTCTTGAACAACGTGGCGGGTGTGGCCTGCGGTCGTTTCAGCTGGAAGGAAGACGACATCCTTCCCGGTGATTTTTCGATGGCTGGGATTCTCGAGGAACGGCTCGGTGATCTCGGGATTCCCCTGCTGCTCGATCTGCCATTGGGCCATGGATTACCCAATCAATCCCTGCCTCTGGGCGTGCAGGCACAGCTGAATGGGAGCGATGGCACCCTTCAACTTCTTCGCTGACTCAACATGGCCGACCTCACCATTGCCAACAGTGTCTGTGATCTGATCCTTGGCGATGTGCGCGAACATCTGCCGCTGGAGAGGATTCCGCTCGAAGGTGATGTGCTGGGTCTGGGCACAACCACGAGTGTCGACAATGGAGAACTGACCTTCCTGCGCGATGGCGATCAGCAGACCGCGATCTGGCGCTGCGTCGCTCACGACGGCAGCATCGTCAGACTCACCCCTGGAGATGGCAGCGGCCACTTCCCTTATGTGTGCTTCACCGGCGATGCCACGTCTTTGCGTCGACCCGCTGATCTCGGAGCCCTGGGAGACCTGGAGGGCCGACCACTTCAAGCCCTTGTAGAGGAAGCCATCGCCCAGGGGCAGCGTCTTGGCACCCTGGAGGCGGCACCGATCTACGGCGTGCGTCTGATCGCGCACTGGCATGAACTGGTGATCACCGTGGCCTCCAAGCTCTGCATGGGACAGCAGCGCAGAAACCTCGGGATCGCTTCCAGTGAGGCAGGCACCACAGTCGCCGGTCTCAGCCTCTACGACATGCTTCAGCACTACAGGCTTTCACCACTGCCCAGTGAAGATTCAAGCGATCCGATCCGTTATCTCGGCCGCTCTATGCACTGGGATTGCTGCGGATTCTTTGATACGGAGCCGGAACAGGGACGGGTGACCGTGCCACAACCAGGTGCCCATCTTCATCTGCATGGCTGCAGCACCGACCTGGCTTACGGCGGTCATCTCCACCATGAACATCCTTCAACCCGCCTGGAACGTTTGGAGTGCCTTTGGATCTACCCGCTGCGCAGCATCAGGACACTGGCCAGCGACCTGGCAATTCAGCAGCTTGCCTACAGAGAGGGAGAGCTCCAGTTCCGTGTCTGCAACATCGGCAGCATGGATGTCAGTGATGTGGGCGTCGCTGTCGTGATCGATGACCGCTACAGCAACCATCGCTACGTGCGCATCCCGTGGCTCAAAGCCGGTGAAGGCGAGGACTTCACGATGCCCCTGGATCTGCCCGTGGGTGATCACAGGATCTCCGTGATCGCTGACCCCGAACAGATGGTGATCGAAGTGGAAGAGCGCAGGACCAACAATCGGATGGACCTGGATGTGGTGACTGTTTAAGCACAAAAAAGGGAGACCTTTTGGCCTCCCTTGGCGTGATGACTCGATCGCAATGATCAGGCAGCGACAGCAGCCTTGGGATCGAGAGCGCCTTTGGCGTAAAGACCGGCGTAGTGGGTGATGCTGGCCTGCTTGATCTTGCTGGCGTTGCCGGCGGCCCAGAACTGCTGGTAGCGGTCGAGGCACACCTGCTTCATGTACTTGCGAGCCGGCTTGTTGAAGTGGCGGGGATCGAAGTTGGCGGGATCAGCCATGGCCGCTTCGCGCACAGCAGCGGTGAAGGCGAGGCGGTTGTCGGTGTCGATGTTCACCTTGCGCACGCCGTTGCGGATGCCTTCCTGGATCTCTTCGACGGGAACGCCGTAGGTCTCGGGGATGGAACCACCGTGCTTGTTGATCATCTCCAACCATTCCTGGGGAACGGAGGAAGAGCCATGCATCACCAGGTGGGTGTTGGGGATGGCCTTGTGGATTTCAGCGATGCGGCTGATGGCCAGCACTTCACCGGTGGGCTTGCGGGTGAACTTGTAAGCGCCGTGGCTGGTACCGATGGCGATGGCCAGGGCGTCGCACTTGGTTTTGGCAACGAAGTCAGCAGCCTCAGCGGGATCGGTGAGAAGCATGTCCTTGGAGAGCTCACCTTCGAAACCGTGGCCGTCCTCAGCCTCACCCTTGCCGGTTTCCAGGGAACCCAGGCAGCCCAGCTCACCTTCAACGCTCACACCCACGGAGTGGGCGAAATCCACCACTTGCTTGGTGACAGCCACGTTGTACTCGTAGCTGGCGGGAGTCTTGGCATCGGCTTCCAGGGAGCCATCCATCATCACGGAGGTGAAACCGTTGATGGCAGCGGAGTAGCAGGTATCGGGAGCGTTGCCGTGGTCCTGGTGCATCACCACGGGGATGTGGGGATAGGTCTCGGTGGCGGCCAGGATCAGGTGACGCAGAAAGATCTCACCGGCGTAGCTGCGAGCGCCGCGGGAGGCCTGCAGGATCACGGGGCTGTCGGTCTCATCAGCCGCTTCCATGATCGCCTGCACCTGCTCCAGGTTGTTCACGTTGAACGCAGGAATGCCGTAGCCGTTTTCGGCGGCGTGGTCGAGCAGAAGCCGAAGCGGAACGAGCGCCATGGGAAAGAACCTCGAGGTGGAACGTCTTGAAGACGAATGGGGGCGAATCTACCGGATCTAACCCCGAGATTCTTGTCTCGCCTCGATCAGCGTCCTAAGGCCATCTCAAGGCAGCGGTCGCATGCCTTCTGACTGGCCAGCCCTTCCAACAGACCTGGCACCATCGGCCGGCCGCTGCGCATGCTTTCCGCCCACCAACCTTGCAGCCGAGCGACAGGGGCAACGCGTCCGTCACTCCAGGTTTTCGCAAAGCGGAACTCTTCATCCGCCTGAACGCTGCGAGGCGGTTCGCCGTCCCGTTGAAGGGTGAGGGAGAACCCGTGCACGTAGTCCTTCTGGTTTTCACTGCCCAGCTTCAAACTTCCTTCCGATCCGTAGATCTCCAGCCAGCAGCCCCTGCCATTGCGCGCTACCGATGCCAAGGCCACCTGTGCGGCCAGCGGTGCTCCCTGATGGGACGTGAGCGTGGTGTTGATCAGGGCGATGTCTTCCGCTGTGACGGCCCGAACGTCGCCGCTGGCATCCGGCCTGTTCGCGATGGCGGTTTGCGTGATTGATTGCAGGGTCTGCACCGGACCGATCAGCCAGGCCAGCATGTCGAAGGCATGGGTTCCAAGGGCACCCAGCACACCGCCGCCTTCGTCGGCTTTGGCGTACCAGTTCCATGGGCGCTGAGGATTGGCTCGACTGCTCATCAGCCAATCGAGCCTTGCAAGCCAGGGGGTCCCGATCGCGCCGCTGTTCAGAAGCCGTTCTGCCTGCTGGAATAGCGGTACAGCTCGATATTCAAAATCCACCGCCACAGTGAGGCCCGATGCCAATGCTGTGCGCTGCAGGTCAGCCACCTGACCCGCATTCAAGGCAACAGGCTTTTCAAGCAGCAGATGCTTCCCTGCGGCCAGAGCCCTTAGGGCCAGCTCGTAGCGCGGCCCAGGCGGTGTGGCGATGATCACCGCTTGCACATCGGGATCCTCAAGCAGGGCATCGAAGGCGTCATATCCCTTCAAGCCCCTGTCTCCAACCATTTGATCCAGGCGGTCTCTACGGGGATGCCACAACGCCACGGCCTTGAAATCAGCGTTCGCTTCCAGAGCGGGCAGGTGAACCGTTGCCCCGAAACCGAGTCCGGCAACGGCGACACCAATTGGTTCTCGATCAGAGCGCAAAGCCATGAAGCATCAGGGGGTAAGACAACAAGGCGGAATCAGGCCAAGCCGGAGCGACACACAGCATTGATCACCTCAGAGATCAGATCGTCGTCAGCCGGCGCTTCCCAGGAGGCCTTGAAACGGGGGAGACCGTTTTTCTGCGTGTCCCGATACAGCCGTTGGTCGCAATCAATTTCCATCACGACCAGGGTCCCTAATGCCGGTGATTCATCCTCCGTTCTCAGGCTGTAACGGCTGAGAACGGAAACGTTGCCGTCCCGGGTGCGTCGAACACTGCCGGCGTCCCACCACTGTTGGCCCTCCAAACTGGATGGAACCTCTCGCCAATCAACCGGGCCTGCCAATGCTGGCCCCCCAAGCAGGACAAGCAGGAGTGGCACAACCAACACGCTGATCCACTGGGCGGATTTGAAACGGGGAGTCAGTCGCATCAAACTGCCGCACTCCCCTGCAGGCAGCCATGCAGCTTCATCAGCGTGGCGAGCGTGGATTTCAGCTGGGTGCGAGGAACGATTGTGTCCACGAATCCGTGGTCCTGGAGGTACTCCGCTGTCTGGAAGTTTTCGGGCAATTTTTCCCTCAGAGTCTGTTCGATCACCCGGCGGCCGGCGAAGCCGATCAGAGCCTTCGGTTCCGCCAGGATCAGATCACCGAGCATGGCGAAACTGGCGGTCACGCCTCCGGTGGTGGGGTGGGTGAGCAGGGGCACGTAAAGCACGCCTGCTTCGCGATGCCGTTCCAGGGCACCGGAGATCTTGGCCATCTGCATCAGGCTGAGCATCCCCTCTTGCATGCGTGCTCCCCCTGACGCGCAGACGATGAGCAGCGGCAGGCGCTTGGCTGTGGCTTGTTCGACCAGGCGGGTCAGCTTTTCTCCCACAACCGATCCCATGGATCCGCCCATGAAGCGGAAATCCATCACCGCCAGGGCCATGGGGATGTCGTCCACTCGGCAGAAGCCTGTGATCACTCCATCGCGGAGGCCTGTACCGGCTTGGGTCTCCTGCAGCCGGTCGGCGTAGGCGCGACGGTCCTTAAAACCAAGAGGATCGGTTGGGGCCAGTTCCTCGTCAATCGCTTCAAAACTGCCTTCATCGGCGATCAGGGCGATGCGTTCAGCGCTGTGGATCCGGTGGTGATGTCCGCAATTGCTGCAAACACTGGCATTGGCAAGCAGATCTTTGCGATACACAACCTGGCCGCATTCAGGACATTTGCTCCAGAGGCCGTCGCCTTCCTCGGGCTCCTGGGCAACCTTCACGACGGACTGTTCCTTGCGGCGATCGGCGAACCAGTCGAATAGCGACACGCAATGCCTTCTACTGGAACCATTTAAGACGACACATCAGGCTCCTCCCATCAGAGCAAGCCAGCGGTGCCACCACCACGACGCTCCCATCAGCCATGTCATCCAGACCCCGAAGGCGATGAAAGGACCGAAGGGGAAGGGTTGCCTGGGCCCAAGACGGCCCGTCCATCGGCCCAAAGTTCCAACCGCGGCACCGGAGAACACCGCTAGAGCCATGGAGATGCCGAGGCCACCCAAACCGAGCCAGGCCCCAGCCATCGCAGCCAGTTTGGCGTCGCCAAGACCAAGAGCAGGTTGGCCCAGGATTCGTTCGGCAAGTGCGCTCAGGCCCTCCATCACCAGAAGTCCGGCCGCGCTGGCGATCAGATGATTCAGGAGAATCGCCTCTGGTTGGTCACTGCCGCCTCCCCAGGCCAGAAACGCTGTGGCGATGACGCCGCAGATCACCCCTGCTCGGCAAATCGGTTCCGGCAACCACAGGTGGTCAAGATCAATCAGAACCAGCGGCAGCAGGAGACTTACCAGCACAAGCCCCATCAGCAGCGTGATCAGCACCACGCTGTTTTCGCTGCTGCGTTGGGCAGGGATCAGGGCGCTGAGCCACAGGCAGCCACTAAAGATTTCCACGATTGGGTAACGGGCCGAGATCGCTGCTGTGCAGTCGCGACATCGGCCGCGCAGAAGCAACCACCCAAGCACCGGAACGTTGTCATGCCAACGCACGGGATGACCGCAGCTCGGGCAGTGACTTCCTGGCCAAATCGGAGATTCCTGCCTTGGAAGTCGCCACACCACGACGTTGGTGAAACTGCCGATGCAGGCGCCGAAGAGGGCCAGGGAGATCACCATAAGAGCCACTAAAACGAGCTCCCCTTCTGTCGATCTCTGGGGACTCTGGGGCGCTTGAGTTTGAGGCCAATCAGCTCAGCGCTGATGAACTGTTCCTCGGGCAGGAGAGTCGGCATCTCAAACACCACGCGACCGTCATCGTGCTGACCATTCACCACCACACCACATGGATCGAGGGTGTAACCGTTGGTCGTTAGGTGATTGAAATAAACCTTCCGTGCGACGGCGATCAAGCGTCGACTGTCCACTCGATCCCAACGTGGTGTCAGTCCGGCGTTACTACCGCCAGCACCTTCAATCACAAAGGATGGTGAAAACGAAGAAATGGGTTCACCTGACTGTTCAGATGAACCCACGATAGATCGATTCAGCGTGACTGGAAAAGACTGAAATCAGCCCAGCTTTTTCTTTTCCTCGATCATCCTGTGAATGATTGGTGTGAGGATCAGCTCCATGGCAAAGCCCATCTTGCCACCATTCACCACAATGCTGGTGGGGCTCGACATGAATGAATCGTGAATCATGCTCAGAAGGTAGGAGAAGTCGATCCCCCACTTTTCACGAGCTCCCTTGCGGAAGTGGATGATCACGAAGCTTTCATCTGGGGTTGGAATGTTCCTGCAGATGAAAGGGTTTGAGGTGTCCACTGTTGGCACCCTCTGGAAGTTGATATCCGTGCGGCTGAACTGCGGGCAGATGTGATTGATGTAATCCGGCATCCTGCGCAGGATGGTGTCCACAATGGCTTCGGCGGAATAGCCCCGCTCGGCATTGTCTCGGTGGATTTTCTGAATCCACTCCAGGTTTGTGATGGGCACCACGCCAACCAGCAGGTCGGCCAGGGCAGCCACGTCGTAGTTTTCGCCCTGCACTCCGCCGTGGAGACCTTCGTAGAAGAGGAGGTCGGTTCCACTGGGGATGTCTTCCCAGGGGGTGAACTGGCCTGGGTTGAGCTCAACGCCGAGACGGGCGTTGTGTTCCGCCGCTTCTTCGGGGCTGTGCAGGTAGTAACGCTTCTGTCCACCGCCGGTTTCGCCGTAGACTCGGAAGAGTTCTTCGAGTTTGTCGAAGAGGTTGGCCTCAGGTCCGAAATGGGAGAAGTTTTCCCCATTGGAGAGGGCCTCTGCCATGGCCTTTTTCATCTCCATCCGCTCGAAGCGGTGGTAGCTGTCACCCTCAACGACAGCCGGAGTGATGCTTTCACGGGCGAAGATGTGCTCGAAAGCACGCTTCACGGTGCTGGTTCCTGCACCGGAGGAACCCGTGACAGCCACGACGGGGTGACGCTTCGACATCGACGGAGGCAGATCTGGCCCGACGAGTTTGGCAGGTCGAAGGGCCAAATCCGAATTTTCATTGGCGCGACTTGTTTAAAGCGCCTTGCGAAGCTCCTCACCCATGGCCTGGCATCCCAGAGGTGTGCATCCTTCGGCCATCAGATCACCGGTGCGGAAACCAGAGGCAAGGACGCGGTCGACGGCCTGTTCAAGGTCGTCAGCGGCGGCTTTCTGCTTGAGGCCGATCCGGAGCATCATGGCTGCAGACAGCACCATGGCCATTGGATTGGCCTTGTCTTCTCCGGCGATATCCGGAGCAGATCCATGCACTGGTTCAAACAATCCTGGGCCACTGCTGCCCAGGGATGCGGAAGGAAGCATGCCGATGGAGCCGGTGAGCATGGCGGCCTCATCACTAAGGATGTCGCCAAACAGGTTGCCGGTGAGCAACACATCAAACTGTCGAGGTGCGCGCACCAGTTGCATGGCTGCGTTGTCGACATACAGATGACTCACCTCCACATCCGCGTAGGAAGGGGCCATGGCGTCCACACGATCGCGCCATAGCTGGCTCACGTCCAACACATTGGCCTTGTCCACGGAGCAGAGCCGCCCCTCTCGCTCCCTGGCGAGTTCGAAGGCCACCCTGGCAATGCGATCCACCTCTGAGGCCGAATAGGTCATGGTGTTAAAGCCGCGTTCTTCACCGTCGGCTTCGACCCTTCCCTTGGGTTGGCCGAAGTAGATGCCTCCGGTGAGCTCCCGCACCACCATCAGATCCACACCGTTAATCACATCGGGCTTCAGGCTGCTGGCTTCGATCAGTGCAGACACGATCTTCACCGGGCGGAGATTGGCAAACAGGTTCAGTCCCGACCGCAACGCCAGTAGGCCGCTTTCCGGTCGTTTCTCCCGGGGAAGGCTGTCAAACCGTGGACTGCCGATCGCAGCCATCAGCACCGCATCCGCTGAGCGGCAGGCCTCCAGGGTTGTGGCGGGGAGAGGCTCTCCGGTGGCATCGACCGCAGCCCCTCCGATTAACTGTTCATCAAAGTCCAGCTGGAAGCCGTGGCGATCGGCCACCATGTCGAGCAACTGGCGCGTTACGGCTGTGATTTCAGGGCCGATGCCATCTCCCGGAAGCAGGACGACGCGATGCTGAGTCATGGAGACGACCGACAACGATGGTGCTGAGATTACTGATTGGCTTCGATCGATCCTCCGGTGGCTTCTGAAGAGAGTTGCTTCTTCAGTTCTCGCAACTGCTTCGCCATTTCGGGCAATTTGGCAAAGGCTGCCGAGCAGCGCAGCCAGAGCCGATTGGGAATGGCTGGATAACCGCTTACCACCTCGCCTGCGGCCACCTCCCCATGGATCCCGCTCTTGGAGCTTGCAATGGCTCGATCGCCAATCACGGCTCTGTTGGCCACGCCCACCTGGCCAGCAAGGATGACCCCGTTGCCCAGTTGGGCACCACCGGCGATCCCCACCTGAGAGGCAAGGGCACAGCCGCGGCCCATCACCACGCCGTGACCGATCTGGACCAGGTTGTCGATTTTTGTGCCGCTGCCGATCCGGGTTTCGCCGACGGATGGACGGTCGATGGTGCTGCCGCACCCCACTTCAACGCCGTCTTCGAGCACGACAAGGCCGGTCTGCGGCATCTTGCGCCACCCCTTGGCGGTGGGCACAAAGCCGAAGCCTTCGGATCCCACAACGGCATTGGAATGCACCACACAGTGATCACCAATCCGGCTGCCGGGATGGAGAACGGCGTTGGCATGCAGTTCGCAGCCCTCACCGATGTCCACATCCCCGTAGATCACCACACCCGGATGAATCACGGTCCGTGGACCGATTCGGGTGTCATCGCCGATGCACACCTGGGGGCCGATGCTGACACCGGCACCAAGTTGCACGCGATCGGCGATCACAGCACTGGCGTGGATCCCTGCCTGGGGGGATGGCTTGGGGTGAAGTTGTTCGAGGGCTTCGGCAAAAGCCAGCCGGGGATCACGACAGATGGCCCAGGCCAGCTGATGCTGCTCGGCAAGGTCGCGCAGGTCCTGTTGATCGGGGATCAACACCGCGCCAGCGTCGCTGCTTTCGAGACTGCCAACGAGCGCGTTTCCTTTTTCTAGAAAACTGAGTTGATCCGCCGTCGCACATTCCAGTGAGGCAGCACCGCGCAGTTCGGGGTCCCGGCCTTCGGAAAGGGAGAGAACGCCTGCATCGCCGTTCTTGAGCACGGCGATCAATTGGCTGAATCGCATGGGTTCAGGAGGCTGGCTGGCGGATCGTAGGTGTGATCAGCACCATGGCGTCACGGTGAATCACAACGGGGGAGCCTCCGATGGTTCGGGGCTTGGAGGCTTGGTTCAAACGAAACACAAGCTGCTCACTGTCAATGGATGTCAGCCCACGGGCGATCTCCAGGCCATCGGGGTCGAGAACGCGCACGGCCTGATTCACGCTGAACTGACCCTCCACAGCGGTGATTCCCACCAGAAGCAGGGATGCACCACGCTGCGTCACGGCCCTGCAGGCACCGCTGTCGATGGACAGACTTCCGGTG
Coding sequences within it:
- a CDS encoding LD-carboxypeptidase, coding for MRRRSLLELASLAVGSGAMASLWPGGVRARQTPRSLSPLQPLAKGSRLRALNPGTWMDPDTDFNPLVQRCEAQGWVLEIPDDVRGQWQWFSGTDAQRRRVLEEAWNDPTLDGVMYVGGGWGAARVLEAGVQFPKRSFWALGFSDSSALLLAQWKAGLLGAIHGSTGGPEEQWQRTVSLLKGEPTAPLQGRPMHAGSAQGPLVVTNLTVATHLIGTPWFPSLQGSVLVLEDVGEAPYRVDRMLTQWRSAGLLNNVAGVACGRFSWKEDDILPGDFSMAGILEERLGDLGIPLLLDLPLGHGLPNQSLPLGVQAQLNGSDGTLQLLR
- a CDS encoding CARDB domain-containing protein, with the translated sequence MADLTIANSVCDLILGDVREHLPLERIPLEGDVLGLGTTTSVDNGELTFLRDGDQQTAIWRCVAHDGSIVRLTPGDGSGHFPYVCFTGDATSLRRPADLGALGDLEGRPLQALVEEAIAQGQRLGTLEAAPIYGVRLIAHWHELVITVASKLCMGQQRRNLGIASSEAGTTVAGLSLYDMLQHYRLSPLPSEDSSDPIRYLGRSMHWDCCGFFDTEPEQGRVTVPQPGAHLHLHGCSTDLAYGGHLHHEHPSTRLERLECLWIYPLRSIRTLASDLAIQQLAYREGELQFRVCNIGSMDVSDVGVAVVIDDRYSNHRYVRIPWLKAGEGEDFTMPLDLPVGDHRISVIADPEQMVIEVEERRTNNRMDLDVVTV
- the fba gene encoding class II fructose-bisphosphate aldolase (catalyzes the reversible aldol condensation of dihydroxyacetonephosphate and glyceraldehyde 3-phosphate in the Calvin cycle, glycolysis, and/or gluconeogenesis) gives rise to the protein MALVPLRLLLDHAAENGYGIPAFNVNNLEQVQAIMEAADETDSPVILQASRGARSYAGEIFLRHLILAATETYPHIPVVMHQDHGNAPDTCYSAAINGFTSVMMDGSLEADAKTPASYEYNVAVTKQVVDFAHSVGVSVEGELGCLGSLETGKGEAEDGHGFEGELSKDMLLTDPAEAADFVAKTKCDALAIAIGTSHGAYKFTRKPTGEVLAISRIAEIHKAIPNTHLVMHGSSSVPQEWLEMINKHGGSIPETYGVPVEEIQEGIRNGVRKVNIDTDNRLAFTAAVREAAMADPANFDPRHFNKPARKYMKQVCLDRYQQFWAAGNASKIKQASITHYAGLYAKGALDPKAAVAA
- a CDS encoding Gfo/Idh/MocA family protein — its product is MALRSDREPIGVAVAGLGFGATVHLPALEANADFKAVALWHPRRDRLDQMVGDRGLKGYDAFDALLEDPDVQAVIIATPPGPRYELALRALAAGKHLLLEKPVALNAGQVADLQRTALASGLTVAVDFEYRAVPLFQQAERLLNSGAIGTPWLARLDWLMSSRANPQRPWNWYAKADEGGGVLGALGTHAFDMLAWLIGPVQTLQSITQTAIANRPDASGDVRAVTAEDIALINTTLTSHQGAPLAAQVALASVARNGRGCWLEIYGSEGSLKLGSENQKDYVHGFSLTLQRDGEPPRSVQADEEFRFAKTWSDGRVAPVARLQGWWAESMRSGRPMVPGLLEGLASQKACDRCLEMALGR
- the accD gene encoding acetyl-CoA carboxylase, carboxyltransferase subunit beta gives rise to the protein MSLFDWFADRRKEQSVVKVAQEPEEGDGLWSKCPECGQVVYRKDLLANASVCSNCGHHHRIHSAERIALIADEGSFEAIDEELAPTDPLGFKDRRAYADRLQETQAGTGLRDGVITGFCRVDDIPMALAVMDFRFMGGSMGSVVGEKLTRLVEQATAKRLPLLIVCASGGARMQEGMLSLMQMAKISGALERHREAGVLYVPLLTHPTTGGVTASFAMLGDLILAEPKALIGFAGRRVIEQTLREKLPENFQTAEYLQDHGFVDTIVPRTQLKSTLATLMKLHGCLQGSAAV
- a CDS encoding A24 family peptidase, with amino-acid sequence MVISLALFGACIGSFTNVVVWRLPRQESPIWPGSHCPSCGHPVRWHDNVPVLGWLLLRGRCRDCTAAISARYPIVEIFSGCLWLSALIPAQRSSENSVVLITLLMGLVLVSLLLPLVLIDLDHLWLPEPICRAGVICGVIATAFLAWGGGSDQPEAILLNHLIASAAGLLVMEGLSALAERILGQPALGLGDAKLAAMAGAWLGLGGLGISMALAVFSGAAVGTLGRWTGRLGPRQPFPFGPFIAFGVWMTWLMGASWWWHRWLALMGGA
- a CDS encoding phosphoribulokinase, with translation MSKRHPVVAVTGSSGAGTSTVKRAFEHIFARESITPAVVEGDSYHRFERMEMKKAMAEALSNGENFSHFGPEANLFDKLEELFRVYGETGGGQKRYYLHSPEEAAEHNARLGVELNPGQFTPWEDIPSGTDLLFYEGLHGGVQGENYDVAALADLLVGVVPITNLEWIQKIHRDNAERGYSAEAIVDTILRRMPDYINHICPQFSRTDINFQRVPTVDTSNPFICRNIPTPDESFVIIHFRKGAREKWGIDFSYLLSMIHDSFMSSPTSIVVNGGKMGFAMELILTPIIHRMIEEKKKLG
- the leuB gene encoding 3-isopropylmalate dehydrogenase — encoded protein: MTQHRVVLLPGDGIGPEITAVTRQLLDMVADRHGFQLDFDEQLIGGAAVDATGEPLPATTLEACRSADAVLMAAIGSPRFDSLPREKRPESGLLALRSGLNLFANLRPVKIVSALIEASSLKPDVINGVDLMVVRELTGGIYFGQPKGRVEADGEERGFNTMTYSASEVDRIARVAFELAREREGRLCSVDKANVLDVSQLWRDRVDAMAPSYADVEVSHLYVDNAAMQLVRAPRQFDVLLTGNLFGDILSDEAAMLTGSIGMLPSASLGSSGPGLFEPVHGSAPDIAGEDKANPMAMVLSAAMMLRIGLKQKAAADDLEQAVDRVLASGFRTGDLMAEGCTPLGCQAMGEELRKAL
- the lpxD gene encoding UDP-3-O-(3-hydroxymyristoyl)glucosamine N-acyltransferase, coding for MRFSQLIAVLKNGDAGVLSLSEGRDPELRGAASLECATADQLSFLEKGNALVGSLESSDAGAVLIPDQQDLRDLAEQHQLAWAICRDPRLAFAEALEQLHPKPSPQAGIHASAVIADRVQLGAGVSIGPQVCIGDDTRIGPRTVIHPGVVIYGDVDIGEGCELHANAVLHPGSRIGDHCVVHSNAVVGSEGFGFVPTAKGWRKMPQTGLVVLEDGVEVGCGSTIDRPSVGETRIGSGTKIDNLVQIGHGVVMGRGCALASQVGIAGGAQLGNGVILAGQVGVANRAVIGDRAIASSKSGIHGEVAAGEVVSGYPAIPNRLWLRCSAAFAKLPEMAKQLRELKKQLSSEATGGSIEANQ